In Oncorhynchus nerka isolate Pitt River linkage group LG21, Oner_Uvic_2.0, whole genome shotgun sequence, the following are encoded in one genomic region:
- the LOC115103714 gene encoding ADP-ribosylation factor-binding protein GGA3-like isoform X1: MADAEGESLESWLNKATNPSNRQEDWEYIIGFCDQINKELEGPQIAVRLLAHKIQSPQEWEAIQALMVLEACMKNCGKRFHNEVGKFRFLNELIKVVSPKYLGDRVSEVVKKRVVDMLFSWTLSLPDEAKISEAYQMLKKQGIVTVDPEVPLDKTLMLSPPSWPKNPVFENEEKSKRLAELLKSKKPEDLQEANRLIKNMVKEDEVRLQRASKRSGTLEEVNNSVKLLNEMLSHFSRDQSTDGDKELIKELYGDCDKLRGTVFKLATETEDNDSSLGDILQASDDLSRVINSYKRIVEGQTVNGEMETLGPSTTTQCTKDSNQSEILIDLAGLDLQSPSPPEHPPLSQHPDVIPAGLLYGSAPLQDLQACPVMEDSSPSKPSAALSLLDEELLSLGLNDPVPAKDDLNNLWTTFLQAPDPVLDLFGSALPATVFSAASTTAASLDQLGTSTTEPVSKTVAPVSYPQSSVAASLPYPSAAAQAVSASLNHSLQDLAMLDLGSPKSMPGVINTGDLFGMGEAMGATASPRIGIPASRSSPLPLGILPAAAAAAAPTLSPKTQADDSPLLRSLSPILILPLGQASPAKFPEISLSNVHVPLEVIKPSKLCPVTAYDKDGVRVLLHFATDCPPGRPDVLVMVVSMLNTAPLPVRNIVLQAAVPKSMKVRLQPPSGTDLAPFNPIFPPAAITQVMLLANPLMEKVRMRYKLTFTLGEQQYTETGEVDQFPPAEIWGAL, from the exons ATGGCGGATGCGGAAGGGGAGTCGCTGGAGTCGTGGCTCA ACAAGGCCACCAACCCATCCAACAGGCAGGAAGACTGGGAGTATATTATAGGATTCTGTGACCAAATCAATAAGGAATTGGAAGG CCCACAGATTGCTGTGAGATTGTTAGCCCATAAAATCCAGTCCCCACAAGAATGGGAGGCGATACAGGCTTTGATG GTTTTAGAGGCTTGCATGAAGAACTGCGGGAAAAGGTTTCACAACGAAGTTGGGAAATTTAGGTTTCTAAATGAACTCATCAAAGTGGTGTCACCTAAA TATCTCGGTGACAGAGTGTCGGAGGTGGTGAAGAAGAGAGTGGTAGATATGCTCTTCAGCTGGACGCTCTCTCTACCCGATGAGGCTAAGATCAGTGAAGCTTATCAAATGCTGAAGAAACAAG GTATTGTCACAGTTGACCCCGAGGTTCCTCTGGATAAGACACTGATGCTGTCGCCCCCCTCCTGGCCCAAGAATCCTGTGTTTGAGAACGAGGAGAAGAGCAAG cgtCTGGCTGAGCTTCTGAAGAGCAAAAAGCCTGAGGATCTACAGGAGGCCAACCGCCTCATCAAAAACATGGTCAAAGAG GATGAGGTGAGGCTGCAGAGAGCATCGAAGCGCAGCGGCACTCTGGAGGAGGTCAACAACAGTGTTAAACTGCTCAACGAGATGCTCAGCCACTTCAGCAGGGACCAATCAACAGATGGCGACAAGGAGCTTATCAAA GAGCTTTACGGTGACTGTGACAAGTTGAGGGGGACTGTGTTCAAGCTggccacagagacagaggacaatgATAGCAGCTTAG GTGACATATTGCAGGCCAGCGATGACCTGTCCCGTGTCATCAACTCCTATAAGAGGATTGTGGAGGGACAGACTGtcaatggagagatggagacactTGGACCATCAACTACTACACAAT GTACCAAAGACAGCaaccagtctgagatcctgataGACCTGGCTGGTCTGGACCTCCAGAGCCCCTCCCCACCTGAGCATCCTCCTCTATCCCAGCACCCAGACGTCATTCCCGCCGGCCTACTGTACGGGTCTGCACCCCTCCAGGATCTTCAGGCCTGCCCTGTTATGGAGGACTCCAGCCCCAGCAAACCCTCTGCTGCACTGTCTCTACTGGACGAAGAGctcctctctctag GACTTAATGACCCAGTTCCTGCAAAAGATGACTTGAATAATCTGTGGACGACATTTTTGCAG GCTCCCGACCCAGTTTTGGACCTGTTTGGCAGCGCCCTCCCAGCTACTGTATTCTCTGCAGCTTCTACGACAGCCGCCAGTTTGGACCAGTTAGGAACTTCTACAACAGAGCCTGTTTCTAAGACAGTCGCCCCTGTCAGTTACCCACAATCCTCAGTGGCGGCCTCCTTACCCTACCCAAGTGCTGCTGCCCAGGCAGTCTCCGCCTCCCTGAACCACAGTCTGCAGGACCTGGCCATGTTGGATTTGGGCAGCCCCAAGAG CATGCCTGGTGTGATCAACACCGGCGACCTGTTTGGTATGGGTGAGGCTATGGGTGCCACTGCCTCCCCGAGAATTGGGATCCCCGCCTCCAGATCCAGCCCTCTTCCTCTGGGTATCCTaccggctgctgctgctgctgcagcccctaccttgtccccTAAGACCCAGGCTGATGACAGCCCCCTTCTCCGCTCCCTGTCCCCCATCCTGATTCTCCCGCTGGGGCAGGCCAGCCCAGCCAAGTTCCCTGAGATCTCCCTAAGTAACGTCCACGTGCCCCTGGAAGTCATCAAGCCAA GCAAGCTGTGTCCTGTGACGGCCTATGATAAAGACGGGGTCCGCGTTCTCCTGCACTTTGCCACCGACTGTCCGCCGGGCCGGCCGGACGTGCTGGTGATGGTGGTGTCCATGCTGAACACGGCACCTCTTCCCGTCAGGAACATAGTTCTACAGGCTGCTGTACCCAAA TCGATGAAGGTGAGACTACAACCGCCCTCGGGAACTGACCTGGCGCCCTTTAACCCCATCTTTCCCCCCGCCGCCATCACTCAAGTCATGCTTCTGGCCAACCCACTGATG GAGAAGGTCCGGATGAGATACAAGCTGACGTTCACACTGGGAGAGCAGCAGTACACAGAGACTGGGGAGGTGGACCAGTTCCCCCCAGCGGAGATATGGGGGGCTCTATAG
- the LOC115103714 gene encoding ADP-ribosylation factor-binding protein GGA3-like isoform X2, with translation MVLEACMKNCGKRFHNEVGKFRFLNELIKVVSPKYLGDRVSEVVKKRVVDMLFSWTLSLPDEAKISEAYQMLKKQGIVTVDPEVPLDKTLMLSPPSWPKNPVFENEEKSKRLAELLKSKKPEDLQEANRLIKNMVKEDEVRLQRASKRSGTLEEVNNSVKLLNEMLSHFSRDQSTDGDKELIKELYGDCDKLRGTVFKLATETEDNDSSLGDILQASDDLSRVINSYKRIVEGQTVNGEMETLGPSTTTQCTKDSNQSEILIDLAGLDLQSPSPPEHPPLSQHPDVIPAGLLYGSAPLQDLQACPVMEDSSPSKPSAALSLLDEELLSLGLNDPVPAKDDLNNLWTTFLQAPDPVLDLFGSALPATVFSAASTTAASLDQLGTSTTEPVSKTVAPVSYPQSSVAASLPYPSAAAQAVSASLNHSLQDLAMLDLGSPKSMPGVINTGDLFGMGEAMGATASPRIGIPASRSSPLPLGILPAAAAAAAPTLSPKTQADDSPLLRSLSPILILPLGQASPAKFPEISLSNVHVPLEVIKPSKLCPVTAYDKDGVRVLLHFATDCPPGRPDVLVMVVSMLNTAPLPVRNIVLQAAVPKSMKVRLQPPSGTDLAPFNPIFPPAAITQVMLLANPLMEKVRMRYKLTFTLGEQQYTETGEVDQFPPAEIWGAL, from the exons ATG GTTTTAGAGGCTTGCATGAAGAACTGCGGGAAAAGGTTTCACAACGAAGTTGGGAAATTTAGGTTTCTAAATGAACTCATCAAAGTGGTGTCACCTAAA TATCTCGGTGACAGAGTGTCGGAGGTGGTGAAGAAGAGAGTGGTAGATATGCTCTTCAGCTGGACGCTCTCTCTACCCGATGAGGCTAAGATCAGTGAAGCTTATCAAATGCTGAAGAAACAAG GTATTGTCACAGTTGACCCCGAGGTTCCTCTGGATAAGACACTGATGCTGTCGCCCCCCTCCTGGCCCAAGAATCCTGTGTTTGAGAACGAGGAGAAGAGCAAG cgtCTGGCTGAGCTTCTGAAGAGCAAAAAGCCTGAGGATCTACAGGAGGCCAACCGCCTCATCAAAAACATGGTCAAAGAG GATGAGGTGAGGCTGCAGAGAGCATCGAAGCGCAGCGGCACTCTGGAGGAGGTCAACAACAGTGTTAAACTGCTCAACGAGATGCTCAGCCACTTCAGCAGGGACCAATCAACAGATGGCGACAAGGAGCTTATCAAA GAGCTTTACGGTGACTGTGACAAGTTGAGGGGGACTGTGTTCAAGCTggccacagagacagaggacaatgATAGCAGCTTAG GTGACATATTGCAGGCCAGCGATGACCTGTCCCGTGTCATCAACTCCTATAAGAGGATTGTGGAGGGACAGACTGtcaatggagagatggagacactTGGACCATCAACTACTACACAAT GTACCAAAGACAGCaaccagtctgagatcctgataGACCTGGCTGGTCTGGACCTCCAGAGCCCCTCCCCACCTGAGCATCCTCCTCTATCCCAGCACCCAGACGTCATTCCCGCCGGCCTACTGTACGGGTCTGCACCCCTCCAGGATCTTCAGGCCTGCCCTGTTATGGAGGACTCCAGCCCCAGCAAACCCTCTGCTGCACTGTCTCTACTGGACGAAGAGctcctctctctag GACTTAATGACCCAGTTCCTGCAAAAGATGACTTGAATAATCTGTGGACGACATTTTTGCAG GCTCCCGACCCAGTTTTGGACCTGTTTGGCAGCGCCCTCCCAGCTACTGTATTCTCTGCAGCTTCTACGACAGCCGCCAGTTTGGACCAGTTAGGAACTTCTACAACAGAGCCTGTTTCTAAGACAGTCGCCCCTGTCAGTTACCCACAATCCTCAGTGGCGGCCTCCTTACCCTACCCAAGTGCTGCTGCCCAGGCAGTCTCCGCCTCCCTGAACCACAGTCTGCAGGACCTGGCCATGTTGGATTTGGGCAGCCCCAAGAG CATGCCTGGTGTGATCAACACCGGCGACCTGTTTGGTATGGGTGAGGCTATGGGTGCCACTGCCTCCCCGAGAATTGGGATCCCCGCCTCCAGATCCAGCCCTCTTCCTCTGGGTATCCTaccggctgctgctgctgctgcagcccctaccttgtccccTAAGACCCAGGCTGATGACAGCCCCCTTCTCCGCTCCCTGTCCCCCATCCTGATTCTCCCGCTGGGGCAGGCCAGCCCAGCCAAGTTCCCTGAGATCTCCCTAAGTAACGTCCACGTGCCCCTGGAAGTCATCAAGCCAA GCAAGCTGTGTCCTGTGACGGCCTATGATAAAGACGGGGTCCGCGTTCTCCTGCACTTTGCCACCGACTGTCCGCCGGGCCGGCCGGACGTGCTGGTGATGGTGGTGTCCATGCTGAACACGGCACCTCTTCCCGTCAGGAACATAGTTCTACAGGCTGCTGTACCCAAA TCGATGAAGGTGAGACTACAACCGCCCTCGGGAACTGACCTGGCGCCCTTTAACCCCATCTTTCCCCCCGCCGCCATCACTCAAGTCATGCTTCTGGCCAACCCACTGATG GAGAAGGTCCGGATGAGATACAAGCTGACGTTCACACTGGGAGAGCAGCAGTACACAGAGACTGGGGAGGTGGACCAGTTCCCCCCAGCGGAGATATGGGGGGCTCTATAG
- the LOC115103537 gene encoding small ubiquitin-related modifier 2, giving the protein MADEKPKEGVKTENNDHINLKVAGQDGSVVQFKIKRHTPLSKLMKAYCERQGLTIRQIRFRFDGQPINETDTPAQLEMEDEDTIDVFQQQTGGFLH; this is encoded by the exons ATGGCAGACGAAAAACCCAAG GAAGGAGTAAAGACGGAGAACAATGACCACATCAACTTGAAGGTGGCAGGACAAGACGGCTCAGTGGTGCAGTTCAAGATCAAAAGGCACACACCCCTCAGCAAACTCATGAAGGCATATTGCGAAAGACAG GGCCTGACGATTAGGCAAATCCGGTTCCGGTTCGATGGGCAACCAATCAATGAGACAGACACACCAGCACAA TTGGAAATGGAAGATGAAGACACAATCGATGTGTTCCAGCAGCAAACGGGAGGTTTTCTTCACTAG